AAATGCCTTGAGAAAGAGGGCTATGAAGTTGAATATGGCCAGGACGGAGCCCAAGGACTGGAAAAAGCCAAGTCACAAAATTTCTCATCTATCATTCTAGATATCACTATGCCCGATATGACGGGGTTTGACGTGCTAAAAGAGATTAGACTAGATGGTATAGATGTTCCAGTAATAATTATCACAGCTCAAAACACAGTTAAAAATGCAATAGATGCTATGAAGCAGGGTGCGTATGATTATATAGCTAAGCCCTTTGATCTTGACGAAGTTAAACTTACAGTTGCCCGGGCAATTGAGAGCTATGAGAACTCAAGGAAATTGGAGATTCTGCTGGATGAAGATAGTGAAGTTGAAACACTTCAAGATATTGTTGGCCAGTCCCAAGCAATGTTAAATATATACAAAATGATCGGAAGAGTAGCCGAAAGAGATATTACGGTCCTAGTAAATGGTGAGAGCGGGACGGGCAAAGAATTGGTAGCAAGAGCTATTCATTCAAACAGCATGAGGAGAAACGAAAAGTTAGTTGCCGTAAACATAGCAGCAATTCCTAAGGACCTACTTGAGAGCGAGCTGTTTGGATATCAAAAGGGAGCATTCACCGGAGCCTCGATTTCTAGACAGGGCCGCTTTGAAGAAGCAGATGGGGGAACGCTTCATCTTGATGAAATTGGAGATATGCCGCATGAGCTTCAAACAAAGCTGCTTAGAATTTTGGAAGAAAAGAAACTCTACCGTCTTGGAAGCGAGAAACCTTCTTCAATAGACGTTAGAATAATAGCCTCTACGAAT
This window of the Thermodesulfobacteriota bacterium genome carries:
- a CDS encoding sigma-54 dependent transcriptional regulator, with amino-acid sequence MKKRILVVDDEESIRWVLGKCLEKEGYEVEYGQDGAQGLEKAKSQNFSSIILDITMPDMTGFDVLKEIRLDGIDVPVIIITAQNTVKNAIDAMKQGAYDYIAKPFDLDEVKLTVARAIESYENSRKLEILLDEDSEVETLQDIVGQSQAMLNIYKMIGRVAERDITVLVNGESGTGKELVARAIHSNSMRRNEKLVAVNIAAIPKDLLESELFGYQKGAFTGASISRQGRFEEADGGTLHLDEIGDMPHELQTKLLRILEEKKLYRLGSEKPSSIDVRIIASTNKNLEKEVEEGHFREDLYYRLNAITIKIPPLRNRIEDVIPLTEHFLSKYGQELGVGTRTLSQEAKETITNYNWPGNVRELENIIKRILVLSSDTVITRETLLDAAPHLEGKLIRDHDSLENLIKNELNFLLDSHDEESSEKVYDSIIKKVEKPLIELVLNITKGNKKKAASILGINRNTLSKKMEELGFQDKDSE